A genomic region of Phragmites australis chromosome 2, lpPhrAust1.1, whole genome shotgun sequence contains the following coding sequences:
- the LOC133900031 gene encoding pto-interacting protein 1-like isoform X2, producing the protein MSCLACCGGEDTQGAPDNGGPYPGGYPARSDAYRTADPTPRGPQPVKVQPIEVPTIPVEEIRDVTKGFGDEALIGEGSFGRVYFGVLKNGRSAAIKKLDSSKQPEQEFLAQVSMVSRLKHDNVVELLGYCVDGNTRILAYEFATMGSLHDMLHGRKGVKGAQPGPVLSWTQRVKIAVGAAKGLEYLHEKAQPHIIHRDIKSSNVLLFDDDVAKIADFDLSNQAPDMAARLHSTRVLGTFGYHAPEYAMTGQLSSKSDVYSFGVVLLELLTGRKPVDHTLPRGQQSLVTWATPRLSEDKVRQCVDSRLGGEYPPKSVAKFAAVAALCVQYEADFRPNMSIVVKALQPLLNARASNPG; encoded by the exons ATGTCATGTTTGGCTTGCTGTGGCGGCGAAGACACTCAAGGAGCACCTGATAATGGAGGTCCATACCCTGGTGGCTACCCAGCAA GGAGTGATGCTTATCGCACTGCTGATCCAACTCCCAGGGGTCCTCAACCTGTGAAAGTGCAGCCAATTGAAGTCCCCACTATTCCTGTTGAAGAAATTAGGGATGTGACAAAGGGTTTTGGTGATGAAGCTTTGATTGGTGAGGGATCTTTTGGCAGAGTGTATTTTGGTGTCCTAAAAAATGGTAGAAGTGCGGCGATAAAAAAGTTAGATTCAAGTAAGCAGCCAGAACAAGAATTTTTGGCGCAG GTCTCCATGGTATCAAGACTTAAGCACGACAATGTTGTGGAGTTGCTTGGCTACTGTGTTGATGGAAACACCCGTATCCTTGCTTATGAATTTGCAACTATGGGTTCTCTCCACGATATGCTTCACG GACGGAAAGGTGTGAAAGGAGCTCAGCCTGGTCCAGTCTTATCTTGGACACAACGAGTGAAGATTGCTGTTGGAGCAGCAAAAGGCCTTGAGTATCTTCATGAGAAAGCGCAGCCTCATATCATACACCGGGACATCAAATCCAGCAACGTTCTTCTGTTTGATGACGATGTAGCTAAAATAGCTGATTTTGATTTGTCAAACCAAGCTCCTGATATGGCAGCTCGACTTCACTCAACCAGGGTTCTTGGAACATTTGGATATCATGCGCCTGA GTATGCGATGACTGGACAACTTAGCTCTAAGAGTGATGTCTACAGTTTTGGAGTTGTTCTTCTGGAGCTCCTGACTGGAAGAAAACCTGTGGATCATACATTACCAAGAGGACAACAAAGTCTTGTGACATGG GCAACACCGCGGCTTAGTGAAGACAAAGTCAGGCAATGTGTTGATTCAAGACTTGGAGGGGAATATCCTCCTAAATCTGTTGCAAAG TTTGCAGCTGTTGCCGCACTGTGTGTGCAATATGAAGCGGATTTTCGACCGAACATGAGCATTGTCGTGAAGGCACTCCAGCCCCTGCTGAATGCACGTGCATCCAACCCTG GATGA
- the LOC133900031 gene encoding pto-interacting protein 1-like isoform X1 yields MSCLACCGGEDTQGAPDNGGPYPGGYPARSDAYRTADPTPRGPQPVKVQPIEVPTIPVEEIRDVTKGFGDEALIGEGSFGRVYFGVLKNGRSAAIKKLDSSKQPEQEFLAQVSMVSRLKHDNVVELLGYCVDGNTRILAYEFATMGSLHDMLHGRKGVKGAQPGPVLSWTQRVKIAVGAAKGLEYLHEKAQPHIIHRDIKSSNVLLFDDDVAKIADFDLSNQAPDMAARLHSTRVLGTFGYHAPEYAMTGQLSSKSDVYSFGVVLLELLTGRKPVDHTLPRGQQSLVTWATPRLSEDKVRQCVDSRLGGEYPPKSVAKFAAVAALCVQYEADFRPNMSIVVKALQPLLNARASNPGEHTGS; encoded by the exons ATGTCATGTTTGGCTTGCTGTGGCGGCGAAGACACTCAAGGAGCACCTGATAATGGAGGTCCATACCCTGGTGGCTACCCAGCAA GGAGTGATGCTTATCGCACTGCTGATCCAACTCCCAGGGGTCCTCAACCTGTGAAAGTGCAGCCAATTGAAGTCCCCACTATTCCTGTTGAAGAAATTAGGGATGTGACAAAGGGTTTTGGTGATGAAGCTTTGATTGGTGAGGGATCTTTTGGCAGAGTGTATTTTGGTGTCCTAAAAAATGGTAGAAGTGCGGCGATAAAAAAGTTAGATTCAAGTAAGCAGCCAGAACAAGAATTTTTGGCGCAG GTCTCCATGGTATCAAGACTTAAGCACGACAATGTTGTGGAGTTGCTTGGCTACTGTGTTGATGGAAACACCCGTATCCTTGCTTATGAATTTGCAACTATGGGTTCTCTCCACGATATGCTTCACG GACGGAAAGGTGTGAAAGGAGCTCAGCCTGGTCCAGTCTTATCTTGGACACAACGAGTGAAGATTGCTGTTGGAGCAGCAAAAGGCCTTGAGTATCTTCATGAGAAAGCGCAGCCTCATATCATACACCGGGACATCAAATCCAGCAACGTTCTTCTGTTTGATGACGATGTAGCTAAAATAGCTGATTTTGATTTGTCAAACCAAGCTCCTGATATGGCAGCTCGACTTCACTCAACCAGGGTTCTTGGAACATTTGGATATCATGCGCCTGA GTATGCGATGACTGGACAACTTAGCTCTAAGAGTGATGTCTACAGTTTTGGAGTTGTTCTTCTGGAGCTCCTGACTGGAAGAAAACCTGTGGATCATACATTACCAAGAGGACAACAAAGTCTTGTGACATGG GCAACACCGCGGCTTAGTGAAGACAAAGTCAGGCAATGTGTTGATTCAAGACTTGGAGGGGAATATCCTCCTAAATCTGTTGCAAAG TTTGCAGCTGTTGCCGCACTGTGTGTGCAATATGAAGCGGATTTTCGACCGAACATGAGCATTGTCGTGAAGGCACTCCAGCCCCTGCTGAATGCACGTGCATCCAACCCTGGTGAACACACTGGATCATAA